One segment of Calliopsis andreniformis isolate RMS-2024a chromosome 1, iyCalAndr_principal, whole genome shotgun sequence DNA contains the following:
- the Lac gene encoding septate junction protein lachesin isoform X2 — translation MKTVYTVLALVALQIVKGQRTPTISYISQEQIKDIGETVEFRCSVQYAQEYPVVWTKINKDIANDQLPLSHGSSLIIRDTRFALRYDEATSTFILQVKDIQETDAGFYQCKVLISLNNYVTANVELQVRRPPIISDNSTRALVVSEGQPVQLECYAGGFPAPRISWRRENNAILPTGGSIYRGNTLKIPAIRKEDRGTYYCVAENGVGRGARRNINVEVEFAPVITAPRPRLGQALQYDMDLECHVEAYPPPAIIWLKDDVQLSNNQHYSISHFATADQYTDTTIRVITIEKRQFGEYVCRAANKLGSAETKVELFEISTPNINYPGLRWATASQCSLSKWLLILLWFIIFNRY, via the exons ATGAAGACTGTTTACACAGTTTTGGCGCTCGTCGCTCTGCAAATAG TTAAGGGGCAACGTACACCAACAATATCTTATATCTCTCAAGAACAGATCAAAGATATTGGCGAGACTGTAGAATTCCGTTGTTCTGTTCAATATGCGCAAGAATACCCTGTTGTATGGACAAAGATTAATAAAGATATCGCCAATGATCAACTGCCACTTTCGCATGGTAGCTCTTTAATTATAAGAGACACTAGATTTGCTCTTAGATATGATGAAGCTACATCTACTTTCATATTACAG GTTAAAGATATACAAGAGACTGATGCTGGCTTTTATCAGTGTAAAGTTCTGATATCTCTAAACAATTATGTAACTGCAAATGTTGAACTACAAGTTCGCAGACCTCCTATCATTAGTGATAATTCAACTAGAGCACTTGTCGTTAGCGAGGGGCAACCGGTGCAACTTGAATGCTACGCAGGAGGATTTCCGGCGCCTCGAATTTCGTGGCGTAGGGAAAATAATGCTATTTTACCAACTGGTGGATCGATCTATCG AGGCAATACGCTAAAAATCCCCGCAATACGCAAAGAAGATCGTGGAACATATTATTGCGTTGCTGAAAACGGAGTAGGACGAGGAGCTAGACGTAATATTAATGTCGAAGTTGAATTCGCACCTGTGATTACCGCGCCTAGGCCACGACTTGGCCAAGCCTTACAGTACGATATGGATTTAGAATGCCATGTGGAAGCTTATCCTCCACCGGCTATCATATGGTTAAAGGATGATGTTCAGTTGTCGAATAATCAGCATTATAGCATATCACACTTTGCAACTGCCGATCAATATACTGATACAACGATTAGAGTGATTACAATTGAAAAGAGACAGTTTGGGGAATACGTATGCAGAGCTGCTAATAAACTAGGATCTGCTGAAACAAAAGTTGAATTATTTG AAATTTCCACGCCAAATATTAATTACCCTGGACTCCGGTGGGCGACAGCGAGTCAGTGCAGCTTGTCGAAATGGCTGTTGATATTACTGTGGTTCATCATTTTTAATAGATATTAG
- the Lac gene encoding septate junction protein lachesin isoform X1, whose protein sequence is MKTVYTVLALVALQIVKGQRTPTISYISQEQIKDIGETVEFRCSVQYAQEYPVVWTKINKDIANDQLPLSHGSSLIIRDTRFALRYDEATSTFILQVKDIQETDAGFYQCKVLISLNNYVTANVELQVRRPPIISDNSTRALVVSEGQPVQLECYAGGFPAPRISWRRENNAILPTGGSIYRGNTLKIPAIRKEDRGTYYCVAENGVGRGARRNINVEVEFAPVITAPRPRLGQALQYDMDLECHVEAYPPPAIIWLKDDVQLSNNQHYSISHFATADQYTDTTIRVITIEKRQFGEYVCRAANKLGSAETKVELFETTVPVCPPACGQARYGAGVLPVSSGPFIVLVLFITVVMRNFHAKY, encoded by the exons ATGAAGACTGTTTACACAGTTTTGGCGCTCGTCGCTCTGCAAATAG TTAAGGGGCAACGTACACCAACAATATCTTATATCTCTCAAGAACAGATCAAAGATATTGGCGAGACTGTAGAATTCCGTTGTTCTGTTCAATATGCGCAAGAATACCCTGTTGTATGGACAAAGATTAATAAAGATATCGCCAATGATCAACTGCCACTTTCGCATGGTAGCTCTTTAATTATAAGAGACACTAGATTTGCTCTTAGATATGATGAAGCTACATCTACTTTCATATTACAG GTTAAAGATATACAAGAGACTGATGCTGGCTTTTATCAGTGTAAAGTTCTGATATCTCTAAACAATTATGTAACTGCAAATGTTGAACTACAAGTTCGCAGACCTCCTATCATTAGTGATAATTCAACTAGAGCACTTGTCGTTAGCGAGGGGCAACCGGTGCAACTTGAATGCTACGCAGGAGGATTTCCGGCGCCTCGAATTTCGTGGCGTAGGGAAAATAATGCTATTTTACCAACTGGTGGATCGATCTATCG AGGCAATACGCTAAAAATCCCCGCAATACGCAAAGAAGATCGTGGAACATATTATTGCGTTGCTGAAAACGGAGTAGGACGAGGAGCTAGACGTAATATTAATGTCGAAGTTGAATTCGCACCTGTGATTACCGCGCCTAGGCCACGACTTGGCCAAGCCTTACAGTACGATATGGATTTAGAATGCCATGTGGAAGCTTATCCTCCACCGGCTATCATATGGTTAAAGGATGATGTTCAGTTGTCGAATAATCAGCATTATAGCATATCACACTTTGCAACTGCCGATCAATATACTGATACAACGATTAGAGTGATTACAATTGAAAAGAGACAGTTTGGGGAATACGTATGCAGAGCTGCTAATAAACTAGGATCTGCTGAAACAAAAGTTGAATTATTTG AAACAACTGTCCCTGTGTGTCCACCAGCTTGTGGTCAAGCGCGTTATGGGGCTGGAGTATTACCAGTCTCTTCAGGACCTTTCATAGTCTTAGTTTTATTTATTACAGTTGTTATGAG AAATTTCCACGCCAAATATTAA
- the Ndufb2 gene encoding NADH dehydrogenase (ubiquinone) 1 beta subcomplex, 2, 8kDa encodes MFWSSSFKSLNISSLFVNNIIPLLKYSFSNMIVDNKSILHLRSCRSCFCCVVSSVSVIVECNRLLVKKMFSHGRRILQTVNSLYKTKNAAIILKSVRQSHGTPTYREQTVPPKHIVIWTEILGGIFWWWILWNFYHDWHGALMGHYVAPIPEHWTDEELGIPPEDE; translated from the exons ATGTTTTGGTCGTCGTCATTTAAATCTTTAAAt ATCTCATCGTTATTCGTGAATAATATAATACCGTTGTTGAAATATTCGTTTAGCAATATGATAGTTGATAATAAGTCTATTCTACATCTT AGGTCGTGTCGGTCGTGTTTCTGCTGTGTAGTGAGCAGTGTATCTGTAATTGTTGAATGTAATCGTTTGTTAGTTAAGAAAATGTTTTCACATGGTAGAAGAATTTTACAAACCGTAAATTCTTTATACAAGACAAAAAATGCTGCAATTATTTTGAAATCAGTTCGTCAAAGCCATGGCAC accTACTTACCGCGAGCAGACTGTACCACCCAAACATATAGTCATTTGGACAGAAATCCTGGGTGGAATATTTTGGTGGTGGATTCTTTGGAATTTTTATCATGATTGGCACGGTGCTTTAATG GGTCATTATGTAGCCCCTATACCAGAGCATTGGACAGATGAAGAATTAGGAATTCCACCAGAAGATGAATAA